A stretch of Miscanthus floridulus cultivar M001 chromosome 13, ASM1932011v1, whole genome shotgun sequence DNA encodes these proteins:
- the LOC136501495 gene encoding triphosphate tunnel metalloenzyme 3-like encodes MEVEIKLRLPDAAAHRRLSAHLAPRLLRTYAQRNLFFDDAARTLAAAAALRVRLYDDRGAPARAVLALKRRPLIDAGVSRVEEPLDPALALACADDPARLAGLDSPIVRLVAAEYGVGGDATPFICLGGFRNSRAVYELEDEGGGLVLELDETRFDLGTSYELECETAEPERVKEVLERLLTVAGVPYEYSRTNKFACFLAGKLLP; translated from the coding sequence ATGGAGGTTGAGATCAAGCTCCGCCTCCCTGACGCCGCCGCGCACCGCCGCCTGTCCGCGCACCTCGCGCCCCGCCTCCTCCGCACCTACGCGCAGCGGAACCTCTTCTTCGACGACGCCGCGCgcacgctcgccgccgccgccgcgctccgcGTCCGCCTCTACGACGACCGCGGCGCCCCCGCGCGCGCCGTGCTCGCGCTCAAGCGCCGCCCGCTGATCGACGCCGGCGTCAGCCGCGTCGAGGAGCCTTTGGACCCCGCGCTCGCCCTCGCCTGCGCCGACGACCCCGCCCGACTCGCGGGGCTCGACTCCCCGATCGTCCGCCTCGTCGCCGCCGAGTACGGCGTCGGCGGGGACGCCACGCCCTTCATCTGCCTTGGCGGTTTCAGGAACTCGCGCGCCGTCTACGAGCTCGAGGACGAGGGCGGCGGGCTCGTGTTGGAGCTCGACGAGACGAGGTTCGACTTGGGGACCAGCTATGAGCTCGAATGCGAGACGGCCGAGCCGGAGCGGGTCAAGGAGGTGCTGGAGCGACTGCTCACCGTGGCCGGCGTGCCCTACGAGTACTCCCGGACCAACAAGTTCGCCTGCTTCCTGGCAGGGAAGCTGCTTCCTTGA